One part of the Glycine soja cultivar W05 chromosome 11, ASM419377v2, whole genome shotgun sequence genome encodes these proteins:
- the LOC114376672 gene encoding UDP-D-apiose/UDP-D-xylose synthase 2-like produces MARVDLDGNPIKPLTICMIGAGGFIGSHLCEKLMSETPHTVLALDVYSDKIKHLLDPADSPLPWAGRITFHRLNIKHDSRLEGLIKMADLTINLAAICTPADYNTRPLDTIYSNFIDALPVVKYCSENNKRLIHFSTCEVYGKTIGAFLPKDSPLRKDPAYYVLKEDESPCIFGSIEKQRWSYACAKQLIERLIFAEGAENGLEFTIVRPFNWIGPRMDFIPGIDGPSEGVPRVLACFSNNLLRGEPLKLVDGGQSQRTFIYIKDAIEAVLLMIENPARANGHIFNVGNPNNEVTVRQLAEIMIQVYSKVSGEQTAETPTIDVSSKEFYGEGYDDSDKRIPDMTIINKQLGWNPKTSLWDLLESTLTYQHRTYAEAVKKVIAKPLAS; encoded by the exons ATGGCGCGAGTGGATCTGGATGGTAACCCCATCAAGCCACTTACGATCTGCATGATCGGCGCTGGCGGGTTCATCGGGTCGCACCTCTGCGAGAAGCTCATGTCCGAAACCCCTCACACCGTCCTCGCCCTCGACGTCTACAGCGACAAGATCAAACACCTCCTGGATCCCGCCGATTCCCCCCTCCCTTGGGCTGGCCGCATCACCTTCCACCGCCTCAACATCAAACACGACTCTCGCCTCGAAGGCCTCATCAAGATGGCAGATCTC ACTATTAATCTGGCTGCGATTTGCACTCCCGCGGATTACAACACTCGCCCTCTCGACACCATTTACAGCAATTTCATCGACGCGCTCCCCGTG GTGAAATACTGTTCCGAGAACAACAAGCGCCTTATCCATTTCTCCACTTGCGAAGTGTACGGGAAAACGATTGGAGCCTTTCTCCCTAAAGATAGTCCTCTTCGCAAG GATCCGGCATACTATGTTCTTAAAGAAGACGAATCTCCTTGCATTTTTGGTTCTATCGAGAAGCAGAGGTGGTCTTATGCATGTGCAAAACAGTTGATTGAGAGGCTGATTTTTG CTGAGGGTGCTGAAAATGGCTTGGAGTTCACAATTGTAAGGCCATTTAACTGGATTGGACCTCGAATGGATTTCATTCCTGGGATTGATGGTCCAAGTGAGGGTGTTCCTCGGGTTCTTGCTTGCTTTAGCAAT AATCTTCTCCGAGGAGAGCCCCTCAAGCTTGTGGACGGTGGCCAGTCCCAGAGAACCTTCATTTACATTAAAGATGCTATTGAAGCTGTCTTGTTGATGATT GAAAACCCTGCCAGGGCCAATGGCCACATATTTAATGTGGGCAACCCTAACAATGAGGTCACTGTTAGGCAGCTTGCTGAAATAATGATTCAG GTTTACTCAAAGGTAAGTGGAGAACAAACTGCTGAAACACCTACCATTGATGTGAGCTCAAAAGAATTTTATGGTGAGGGATATGATGACAGTGACAAGAGAATCCCTGACATGACCATAATAAACAAGCAGCTTG GATGGAATCCTAAGACTTCACTTTGGGACCTGCTTGAATCCACTCTGACATATCAGCACAGGACATATGCTGAAGCCGTTAAGAAAGTCATTGCAAAACCCCTCGCAAGTTAA
- the LOC114377600 gene encoding AP-2 complex subunit alpha-1-like — protein sequence MALSGMRGLSVFVSDIRNCQNKEQVRLRVDKELGNIRKRFKTEKTYSPTLQQKLESILTNLLYMKQWLVNISLGSLDTF from the exons ATGGCGTTGTCCGGAATGAGAGGTCTCTCCGTCTTCGTCAGCGACATCCGCAATTGTCAGAACAAGGAACAGGTGAGGCTCCGCGTCGACAAGGAACTTGGCAACATCCGAAAGCGCTTCAAAACCGAGAAG ACCTACAG CCCTACACTGCAGCAAAAGCTCGAGAGTATCTTGACAAACCTGCTATACATGAAACAATG GTTAGTGAATATATCCTTGGGGAGTTTGGACACCTTCTAG